Proteins encoded within one genomic window of Pseudomonas cannabina:
- a CDS encoding hybrid sensor histidine kinase/response regulator: protein MTPDQMRDASLFELFTLEADAQTQVLSAGLLALERNPTQADQLEACMRAAHSLKGAARIVGVDFGVSVAHVMEDCLVSAQEGRLLLQPEHIDALLSGTDLLMRIATPGGASVTQADIDAYVERLNVLLASGAGAARTVGTPLVEPPMDPLLAIAMQQLGALPVAPTPADPVPTLAAPATAAAPEPEAPFSPLRERRVTEGGERVLRVTAERLNGLLDMSSKSLVETQRLKPLLAGMQRLKRLQSSSDRALEVLGASFGEAGPPTDVQKALEDARNLLSQAQQVLVQQTAELDEFGWQSAQRAQLLYDTALACRMRPFADVLNGQARMVRDLGRELGKQVRLQIEGEKTQVDRDVLEKLEAPLTHLLRNAVDHGIESPERRIAAGKAPEGLIRLQASHQAGLLVVELSDDGGGVDLDRLRQNIVERKLSPVETAEQLSEEELLSFLFLPGFSMRDKVTQISGRGVGLDAVQHMVRQMHGGVELQQWAGEGSRFRIEMPLTLSVVRSLVIEVGGEAYAFPLAHIERMRDLQPDEIVQLEGRQHFWDEERHVGLVSASQLLNRPPAQNAGEALKVVVIRERDAVYGVAVERFIGERTLVVMPLDARLGKVQDVSAGALLDDGSVVLIIDVEDMLRSVEKLLNTGRLERIDRRNRQVDQVTRKRVLVVDDSLTVRELERKLLVGRGYEVAVAVDGMDGWNALRAEDFDLLITDIDMPRMDGIELVTLLRRDTRLQSLPVMVVSYKDREEDRRRGLDAGADYYLAKASFHDDALLDAVVELIGDAQG, encoded by the coding sequence ATGACACCCGATCAGATGCGTGACGCCTCGCTGTTCGAACTGTTCACGCTGGAAGCCGACGCACAGACTCAAGTGCTGAGTGCCGGCCTGCTGGCGCTCGAGCGCAACCCGACTCAGGCGGATCAACTGGAAGCCTGCATGCGTGCGGCGCACTCGCTCAAGGGCGCGGCGCGGATTGTCGGCGTCGATTTCGGCGTCAGCGTGGCGCATGTCATGGAAGATTGCCTGGTCAGCGCTCAGGAAGGGCGTCTGCTGTTGCAGCCCGAGCACATCGATGCGCTGCTGTCCGGCACAGACCTGTTGATGCGCATTGCCACGCCGGGCGGTGCCAGCGTGACTCAGGCCGATATCGATGCCTACGTTGAACGGCTCAATGTGTTGCTGGCCTCCGGTGCCGGTGCTGCGCGCACGGTGGGTACGCCGTTGGTGGAGCCACCGATGGACCCGTTACTGGCCATCGCGATGCAGCAGCTTGGCGCGTTGCCCGTTGCGCCGACGCCCGCCGATCCCGTTCCGACGCTCGCCGCTCCGGCAACCGCCGCTGCACCCGAGCCGGAAGCACCGTTCTCGCCGCTGCGTGAACGGCGGGTCACCGAAGGCGGTGAACGCGTGCTGCGGGTCACCGCTGAGCGTTTGAACGGTCTGCTCGACATGTCCAGCAAATCACTGGTCGAGACGCAGCGACTCAAGCCGCTGCTGGCCGGCATGCAGCGGCTCAAGCGTTTGCAAAGTAGCAGCGACCGCGCGCTGGAAGTGCTGGGTGCGAGTTTCGGCGAGGCAGGTCCGCCGACCGATGTGCAGAAAGCCCTGGAAGACGCGCGCAATCTGTTGTCCCAGGCGCAGCAGGTGCTGGTGCAGCAGACTGCCGAGCTGGATGAATTCGGCTGGCAGTCGGCGCAACGCGCGCAATTGCTGTACGACACGGCGCTGGCTTGCCGCATGCGGCCTTTTGCCGACGTGCTGAACGGTCAGGCGCGGATGGTGCGCGATCTGGGACGCGAACTGGGCAAGCAGGTTCGGTTGCAGATCGAAGGCGAGAAGACCCAGGTCGATCGCGATGTGCTGGAGAAGCTCGAAGCGCCATTGACCCATCTGCTGCGCAATGCCGTCGATCACGGTATCGAATCGCCAGAGCGGCGAATCGCGGCGGGCAAGGCCCCCGAAGGGCTGATCCGCTTGCAGGCCTCGCATCAGGCCGGCTTGCTGGTGGTCGAGCTGAGCGATGACGGCGGCGGCGTGGACCTGGATCGTCTGCGGCAAAACATTGTGGAGCGCAAGCTCTCTCCGGTGGAAACGGCCGAGCAGTTGAGCGAAGAAGAGCTGCTGAGCTTTTTGTTCCTGCCGGGCTTCAGCATGCGTGACAAGGTCACGCAGATTTCCGGGCGTGGCGTCGGTCTGGACGCCGTGCAGCATATGGTTCGCCAGATGCACGGCGGCGTCGAATTGCAGCAATGGGCGGGCGAGGGCAGTCGTTTCAGGATTGAAATGCCCTTGACGCTTTCCGTAGTGCGCAGCCTGGTCATCGAGGTCGGCGGCGAAGCCTACGCTTTCCCGTTGGCCCACATAGAACGCATGCGCGACTTGCAGCCCGATGAAATCGTGCAGCTTGAAGGGCGTCAGCATTTCTGGGACGAAGAACGCCATGTCGGCCTGGTTTCGGCCAGCCAGTTGTTGAATCGCCCGCCTGCGCAGAACGCCGGAGAAGCGCTCAAGGTGGTGGTAATACGCGAGCGTGATGCCGTTTACGGGGTTGCCGTCGAGCGCTTTATCGGTGAGCGCACGCTGGTGGTCATGCCGCTGGATGCGCGTCTGGGCAAGGTTCAGGATGTTTCTGCGGGCGCGCTGCTCGATGATGGGTCGGTGGTGCTGATCATCGACGTCGAAGACATGCTGCGCTCGGTGGAAAAACTGCTCAACACCGGGCGTCTGGAACGCATCGACCGGCGTAACCGTCAGGTCGATCAAGTGACACGCAAACGCGTCCTGGTGGTCGATGACTCGCTGACCGTGCGCGAGCTCGAACGCAAGTTGCTGGTGGGACGTGGCTATGAAGTGGCGGTGGCCGTGGACGGTATGGACGGCTGGAATGCCTTGCGTGCCGAAGACTTCGACCTGCTGATCACCGACATCGACATGCCGCGCATGGACGGTATCGAACTGGTGACGCTGTTACGCCGCGATACACGTTTGCAGTCGTTGCCGGTGATGGTCGTTTCCTACAAGGATCGCGAAGAAGACCGACGTCGTGGCCTGGATGCCGGAGCCGACTATTATCTGGCCAAGGCCAGTTTTCATGATGATGCCTTGCTCGACGCGGTCGTCGAACTCATTGGAGACGCGCAAGGATGA
- a CDS encoding chemotaxis response regulator protein-glutamate methylesterase → MKIAIVNDMPMAIEALRRALAFEPAHKIIWVAANGAEAVQRCMEQTPDLILMDLIMPVMDGVEATRRIMAETPCAIVIVTVDREQNMRRVFEAMGHGALDVVDTPAIGGPNPKEAAMPLLRKVLNIEWLMGQRGNREQVVAAPMRQTARRDSLVAIGSSAGGPAALEILLKGLPASFSPAIVLVQHVDQVFAAGMADWLCSVSGVPVRLAREGETPQPGVVLLAGTNHHIRLLKDGTLAYTAEPVNEIYRPSIDVFFESVTRYWSGDAVGVLLTGMGRDGAQGLKAMRERGFLTIAQDQASSAVYGMPKAAAAIDAAVEIRTLSAIAPRLIEVFIQ, encoded by the coding sequence ATGAAGATTGCCATCGTCAACGATATGCCCATGGCGATCGAGGCCTTGCGTCGGGCGCTGGCCTTCGAGCCTGCACACAAGATCATCTGGGTGGCCGCCAACGGTGCCGAAGCGGTGCAGCGCTGCATGGAACAGACGCCGGACCTGATCCTCATGGACCTGATCATGCCGGTGATGGACGGCGTGGAAGCCACGCGCCGGATCATGGCCGAAACGCCCTGCGCTATCGTCATCGTCACGGTTGACCGCGAACAGAACATGCGCCGCGTTTTCGAGGCCATGGGCCACGGCGCCCTGGACGTGGTGGACACGCCAGCCATTGGCGGTCCCAACCCGAAAGAGGCCGCCATGCCGCTGCTGCGCAAGGTGCTCAATATCGAATGGCTGATGGGCCAGCGCGGCAATCGCGAGCAGGTTGTGGCGGCGCCCATGCGCCAGACCGCCAGACGCGACAGTCTGGTGGCCATCGGTTCTTCTGCGGGCGGTCCGGCGGCGCTGGAGATCCTGCTCAAAGGCTTGCCGGCGAGTTTTTCGCCAGCCATCGTGCTGGTCCAGCATGTCGATCAGGTGTTCGCCGCGGGTATGGCCGATTGGCTGTGCTCGGTTTCCGGCGTGCCGGTCCGGCTGGCCCGCGAGGGCGAAACGCCGCAGCCTGGGGTCGTGCTGCTGGCGGGCACCAATCACCATATTCGCTTGTTGAAAGACGGTACGCTGGCCTACACGGCGGAACCGGTGAACGAAATATACAGGCCCTCGATTGACGTGTTTTTCGAGAGCGTGACCCGTTATTGGAGCGGCGACGCCGTGGGTGTGTTATTGACCGGCATGGGCCGCGACGGTGCGCAGGGGCTCAAGGCCATGCGCGAGCGGGGGTTTCTGACCATCGCTCAGGATCAGGCCAGCTCTGCGGTGTACGGCATGCCCAAGGCCGCCGCCGCCATCGATGCCGCGGTTGAAATTCGCACGCTGTCCGCCATTGCACCTCGCTTGATCGAGGTATTTATTCAATGA
- a CDS encoding response regulator, with protein MHDVPMDDIKAPDENNAMVLLVDDQAMIGEAVRRGLAGHESIDFHFCADPYQAIAQAVQIKPTVILQDLVMPGLDGLTLVREYRSNPLTRDIPIIVLSTKEDPLIKSAAFTAGANDYLVKLPDNIELVARIRYHSRSYMTLLQRDEAYRALRVSQQQLLDTNLVLQRLMNSDGLTGLSNRRHFDEYLELEWRRAVRDQTQLSMLMIDVDYFKAYNDNFGHLEGDEALRQVAKAIRNSCSRPSDLPARYGGEEFAMVLPNTSPGGARLLAEKLRQSVAGMKIPHIAPADGSSLTVSIGVATVTPQLEMSSRELILDADKGLYLAKNNGRNQVAVG; from the coding sequence ATGCATGATGTGCCAATGGACGACATCAAAGCCCCGGATGAAAACAATGCGATGGTGCTGCTGGTTGACGATCAGGCGATGATTGGCGAGGCAGTCCGGCGCGGTCTGGCCGGGCACGAGTCGATCGACTTCCACTTCTGCGCCGATCCGTATCAGGCGATTGCCCAGGCGGTGCAGATCAAGCCGACGGTGATTCTGCAGGATCTGGTGATGCCGGGTCTGGACGGTTTGACCCTGGTGCGTGAATACCGCAGCAACCCGCTGACCCGAGACATCCCGATCATCGTGCTCTCCACCAAGGAAGATCCGCTGATCAAAAGTGCGGCGTTCACGGCCGGTGCCAATGACTATCTGGTCAAGCTGCCGGACAACATCGAACTGGTCGCGCGCATTCGCTACCACTCGCGCTCTTACATGACGCTGTTGCAGCGTGATGAGGCCTACCGCGCGTTACGGGTCAGTCAGCAACAGTTGCTCGACACCAATCTGGTCTTGCAGCGCCTGATGAACTCCGACGGCCTGACCGGGCTGTCGAACCGCCGTCATTTCGATGAGTATCTGGAACTGGAATGGCGCAGGGCGGTGCGGGATCAGACTCAGCTGTCGATGCTGATGATCGACGTGGACTACTTCAAGGCCTACAACGATAACTTCGGCCATCTGGAAGGCGATGAAGCATTGCGCCAGGTGGCCAAGGCGATTCGCAACAGTTGCAGTCGTCCGTCTGATCTGCCGGCGCGCTACGGGGGGGAAGAGTTCGCCATGGTGCTGCCCAATACCTCGCCGGGCGGCGCACGCCTGCTGGCGGAAAAGCTGCGCCAGAGTGTGGCGGGCATGAAGATTCCGCATATTGCTCCGGCTGACGGGTCAAGCCTGACCGTCAGCATCGGCGTTGCTACCGTGACACCGCAGCTGGAAATGTCCAGTCGCGAGTTGATCCTGGACGCCGACAAAGGGCTCTATCTGGCCAAGAACAACGGGCGTAATCAGGTCGCCGTCGGCTGA
- the prfB gene encoding peptide chain release factor 2 (programmed frameshift) translates to MEINPILNSIKDLSERSETIRGYLDYDHKHDRLTEVNRELEDPNVWNNPAYAQELGRERSLLAQIVETLDEMSSGLVDAKDLLLMSAEEEDQAAVDDVAAEVERLRASLEKLEFRRMFSGEMDPNNAYLDIQAGSGGTEAQDWANILLRMYLRWADKRGFDATIMELSAGEVAGIKGATVHIKGEYAFGWLRTEIGVHRLVRKSPFDSGNRRHTSFSAVFVSPEIDDNIEIDINPSDLRIDTYRSSGAGGQHVNTTDSAVRITHVPTNTVVSCQNERSQHANKDTAMKMLRARLYEQEVQKRNAASQALEDTKSDIGWGHQIRSYVLDASRIKDLRTNIERSDCDKVLDGDIDEYLIASLKQGL, encoded by the exons ATGGAAATCAACCCGATCCTAAACAGCATCAAGGATTTGTCCGAACGCTCCGAAACCATTCGGGGGTATCTT GACTACGATCACAAACATGATCGTCTGACCGAAGTAAACCGCGAGCTCGAAGACCCGAACGTCTGGAACAACCCGGCCTACGCCCAGGAGCTGGGGCGCGAGCGTTCCCTGCTGGCGCAGATCGTCGAAACCCTGGACGAAATGTCCTCCGGGCTGGTCGATGCCAAAGACCTGCTGCTGATGTCCGCCGAAGAAGAAGACCAGGCTGCCGTCGATGACGTCGCCGCCGAAGTCGAGCGCCTGCGTGCATCGCTGGAAAAACTCGAATTCCGCCGGATGTTCAGTGGCGAGATGGACCCCAACAACGCTTATCTGGACATCCAGGCCGGTTCCGGCGGCACCGAAGCGCAGGACTGGGCCAACATCCTGCTGCGCATGTACCTGCGCTGGGCTGACAAGCGCGGTTTCGATGCCACCATCATGGAACTGTCTGCCGGTGAAGTCGCTGGTATCAAAGGCGCGACCGTGCACATCAAGGGCGAATACGCCTTTGGCTGGTTGCGTACCGAGATCGGCGTGCACCGTCTGGTGCGCAAGAGCCCGTTTGACTCCGGCAACCGTCGCCATACGTCGTTCTCGGCCGTGTTCGTGTCGCCGGAAATCGATGACAACATCGAAATCGACATCAACCCGTCGGATCTGCGCATCGACACCTACCGTTCCTCCGGGGCGGGTGGTCAGCACGTAAACACCACCGACTCGGCGGTACGTATCACCCACGTTCCGACCAACACCGTGGTCAGCTGCCAGAACGAGCGTTCCCAGCATGCGAACAAGGACACCGCCATGAAAATGCTGCGGGCCCGTTTGTATGAGCAGGAAGTGCAGAAGCGCAACGCAGCGTCCCAGGCGCTTGAAGACACGAAGTCCGACATTGGCTGGGGTCACCAGATTCGCTCTTACGTACTGGACGCCTCGCGTATCAAGGACCTGCGGACCAACATCGAACGCAGCGACTGCGACAAGGTGCTGGATGGCGATATCGACGAATACCTGATCGCGAGTCTCAAGCAAGGGCTGTAA
- the lysS gene encoding lysine--tRNA ligase — MSDQQLDPQALQQEENTLIALRKEKLAAGRAKGQAFPNDFRRDSYCNDLQKQYVDKTKEELAEAAIPVKVAGRIMLNRGSFMVIQDMTGRIQVYVNRKTLPEETLAEVKTWDLGDIIAAEGTLARSGKGDLYVEMTSVRLLTKSLRPLPDKHHGLTDTEQRYRQRYVDLIVNEDVRETFRVRSQVIAHIRSFLMKRDFLEVETPMLQTIPGGAAAKPFETHHNALDMEMFLRIAPELYLKRLVVGGFEKVFEINRNFRNEGVSTRHNPEFTMLEFYQAYADYEDNMDLTEELFRELAQLVLGSTDVPYGDKVFHFGEPFVRLSVFDSILKYNPELTAADLQDVDKARAIAKKAGAKVLGFEGLGKLQVMIFEELVEHKLEQPHFITQYPFEVSPLARRNDENPSVTDRFELFIGGREIANAYSELNDAEDQAERFQAQVADKDAGDDEAMHYDADFVRALEYGMPPTAGEGIGIDRLVMLLTNSPSIRDVILFPHMRPQA; from the coding sequence ATGAGCGACCAACAACTCGACCCGCAAGCCCTGCAACAGGAAGAAAACACCCTGATCGCCCTGCGCAAGGAAAAGCTTGCTGCCGGCCGTGCCAAGGGTCAGGCCTTCCCCAACGACTTCCGCCGCGACAGCTACTGCAACGACTTGCAGAAACAGTACGTCGACAAGACCAAGGAAGAACTGGCAGAGGCAGCGATTCCGGTCAAGGTCGCCGGTCGTATCATGCTCAACCGCGGCTCGTTCATGGTCATTCAGGACATGACCGGGCGCATTCAGGTGTACGTCAATCGCAAGACCCTGCCTGAAGAAACCCTGGCCGAAGTGAAAACCTGGGACCTGGGTGACATCATTGCTGCCGAAGGTACGCTGGCGCGTTCCGGCAAGGGCGACCTGTACGTCGAAATGACCAGCGTGCGCCTGCTGACCAAATCGCTGCGCCCGCTGCCGGACAAACATCACGGCCTGACCGACACCGAACAGCGCTACCGTCAGCGTTATGTCGACCTGATCGTCAACGAAGACGTGCGTGAAACCTTCCGCGTGCGCTCGCAGGTCATTGCCCACATCCGCAGCTTCCTGATGAAGCGCGACTTCCTTGAAGTCGAAACGCCGATGTTGCAGACCATTCCCGGCGGCGCAGCGGCCAAACCGTTCGAAACCCACCACAACGCGCTGGATATGGAAATGTTCCTGCGTATTGCGCCGGAGCTGTACCTCAAGCGCCTTGTGGTCGGCGGCTTCGAAAAGGTTTTCGAGATCAACCGCAACTTTCGTAACGAAGGCGTTTCGACCCGGCACAACCCCGAGTTCACCATGCTCGAGTTTTACCAGGCTTACGCAGATTATGAAGACAACATGGACCTTACCGAGGAACTGTTCCGTGAGCTGGCGCAGCTGGTTCTGGGCAGCACCGACGTGCCTTACGGCGACAAGGTGTTCCACTTCGGCGAGCCGTTCGTGCGCCTCTCGGTGTTCGATTCGATCCTCAAGTACAACCCCGAGCTGACCGCCGCCGATCTGCAGGATGTCGACAAGGCACGCGCCATCGCCAAAAAAGCCGGCGCGAAAGTGCTGGGCTTCGAAGGTCTCGGCAAATTGCAGGTGATGATTTTCGAAGAGCTGGTCGAGCACAAGCTGGAGCAGCCGCACTTCATCACTCAGTACCCGTTCGAAGTGTCGCCGCTGGCACGTCGCAACGATGAAAACCCGAGTGTTACCGACCGTTTCGAGCTGTTCATCGGCGGTCGCGAAATTGCCAACGCCTATTCCGAGCTCAATGATGCCGAAGATCAGGCCGAACGCTTCCAGGCACAAGTGGCCGACAAGGATGCCGGTGATGACGAAGCCATGCACTACGACGCCGATTTCGTGCGTGCGCTGGAATACGGCATGCCGCCAACGGCGGGTGAGGGGATTGGTATCGATCGCCTGGTGATGCTGCTCACCAACTCACCGTCGATCCGGGATGTGATTCTTTTCCCGCACATGCGCCCACAAGCGTAA
- a CDS encoding TetR/AcrR family transcriptional regulator produces the protein MTIAREGAASVASAVAKSIKYQGRKTARQGSEQRRQVILDAAMRIVVRDGVRAVRHRAVATEAGVPLSATTYYFKDINDLLTDAFAQYVQRSADYLSTLWQNTEVILRDMMSRSSGSPTDRFRLADDIARMVMEYLRHQLLTRRDYLIAEQAFYHEALINPRLTPLVMAHQEILLQGSCQFFQVIGSLQPHQDAQVLTGLIRRMEYQGLLRGPERQADEDMLCILMRQLRLVLGTPQPLRE, from the coding sequence TTGACGATCGCCAGAGAAGGCGCTGCCAGCGTAGCAAGCGCCGTAGCCAAAAGTATCAAGTATCAAGGGCGCAAGACCGCCCGCCAGGGCAGTGAGCAGCGCAGGCAAGTGATTTTGGATGCCGCCATGCGCATCGTGGTGCGTGACGGGGTACGGGCTGTGCGCCACCGTGCAGTGGCCACCGAAGCGGGCGTGCCGCTGTCGGCGACCACCTACTATTTCAAGGACATCAATGACCTGCTGACCGATGCCTTCGCTCAGTATGTGCAGCGCAGTGCCGATTACCTGTCCACGCTCTGGCAGAACACCGAAGTCATTCTGCGCGACATGATGAGCCGCAGTTCCGGCAGCCCCACTGACCGCTTTCGACTGGCCGACGACATCGCGCGTATGGTGATGGAGTATCTTCGGCACCAGTTGCTGACCCGCCGTGACTACCTGATTGCCGAACAGGCGTTCTACCACGAAGCGTTGATCAACCCGCGTCTGACGCCATTGGTGATGGCCCATCAGGAAATTCTCTTGCAGGGCAGTTGTCAGTTTTTCCAGGTGATCGGCTCGCTGCAGCCGCATCAGGATGCTCAAGTGTTGACCGGGCTCATCCGCCGCATGGAGTACCAGGGCCTGCTGCGTGGGCCTGAGCGTCAGGCAGACGAGGACATGCTCTGTATTCTCATGCGTCAGTTACGCCTGGTGCTGGGTACTCCTCAGCCGTTACGAGAGTAG
- a CDS encoding flavohemoglobin expression-modulating QEGLA motif protein: MDEYQQTIRALSDRIVVAQTPIRILDAVKWDDTIRQEFLAAKGKALPAVDRAYYENRPLGFDSAALKQEFQDIERDVTRQLGQFNPVGQIMRRMCREYRMVVRMLEARGTSDFGLISQELYGAASDAFHAGDPTLADLGLMLSDYLNNIAGRGDLKDEPKILTAKDAVGLLQSRLNRVFGEAEETIRVFESDGIVADAAAGADYIKIRSDAMFNERDVRALEVHEGLVHVGTTLNGQNQPICTFLSKGPPSSTVTQEGLAILMEVIAFASYPSRLRKLTNRTRAIHMAEQGADFLDVFGFYREQGFSMSESYGNASRVFRGSVPNGLPFTKDLSYLKGFIMVYNYIQLAVRKGKLEQVPLLFCGKTTLEDMRTLRQLVDEGLVVAPKYLPEQFRDMNALSAWMCFSNFLNHLSLDRIEADYSNIL; this comes from the coding sequence GTGGACGAGTATCAACAGACTATTCGTGCTTTATCGGATCGGATCGTCGTTGCACAGACACCGATTCGCATTCTGGATGCAGTGAAGTGGGATGACACGATTCGCCAGGAGTTTCTTGCCGCCAAAGGCAAAGCATTGCCTGCCGTGGACCGCGCGTATTACGAGAATCGTCCGCTGGGGTTCGATTCGGCGGCCTTGAAGCAGGAATTTCAGGACATCGAGCGCGACGTCACGCGTCAACTGGGTCAGTTCAACCCGGTCGGGCAGATCATGCGTCGCATGTGCCGCGAATACCGCATGGTGGTGCGCATGCTTGAAGCGCGTGGCACGTCGGATTTCGGCCTGATCTCTCAGGAACTCTACGGCGCGGCGTCCGATGCTTTTCACGCCGGAGACCCGACCCTCGCCGACCTGGGGCTGATGCTGTCGGATTACCTGAACAACATCGCCGGGCGCGGAGACCTGAAAGACGAACCGAAAATCCTCACCGCCAAAGACGCTGTCGGGCTGTTGCAGTCACGCCTGAACCGGGTGTTCGGTGAAGCCGAAGAGACCATCCGCGTATTTGAGTCCGACGGTATCGTTGCCGATGCGGCAGCGGGCGCCGATTACATCAAGATCCGCAGTGACGCCATGTTCAACGAGCGTGACGTGCGGGCGCTGGAGGTGCATGAAGGGCTGGTGCATGTCGGCACCACGCTCAACGGGCAGAATCAACCGATCTGCACCTTCCTGTCCAAAGGACCACCGTCGTCGACCGTCACTCAGGAAGGCCTGGCGATTCTCATGGAAGTCATCGCCTTCGCCTCCTACCCAAGCCGCCTGCGCAAACTGACTAACCGCACGCGGGCCATTCACATGGCCGAGCAGGGCGCTGATTTTCTCGATGTGTTCGGGTTCTACCGAGAGCAGGGTTTCAGCATGTCGGAAAGCTACGGCAACGCCAGTCGGGTATTCCGCGGCTCGGTGCCGAACGGACTGCCATTCACCAAAGACCTTTCGTACCTGAAAGGCTTCATCATGGTCTACAACTACATCCAGCTGGCCGTACGCAAAGGCAAGCTCGAACAGGTGCCCCTGCTGTTCTGCGGCAAAACCACACTGGAAGACATGCGTACCCTGCGGCAACTGGTGGACGAAGGGTTGGTAGTGGCACCCAAATACCTGCCCGAACAATTCCGCGACATGAACGCATTGTCGGCCTGGATGTGCTTCTCCAACTTCCTCAACCACCTGAGCCTGGATCGCATCGAAGCTGATTACTCGAATATCTTGTAG
- a CDS encoding alpha/beta hydrolase, which yields MKLIGILALILSLTGCSSMLFYPERDLPFTPDKARLQYQDVNLTAADGTRLHGWWLPAKEGGAVKGTVLHLHGNGGNLAWHLGGVWWLPEQGYQVLMVDYRGYGESQGEPSLPAIYQDVQAAFDWLKTTPQVQGKPLVVLGQSIGGALAVHYLSEHPQERSRVKALVLDSVPASYRSVAQHALSKSWLTWPLKTPLSWLIPDADSAVNGLPQLAGTPMLIFHSMDDTLVPLANGIELYKAAPPPRVLQLTRGEHVQTFADPLWRQVMLRYLDDPSHFNGLRRLAEVPNYPAPEKQPAQ from the coding sequence TTGAAACTGATCGGCATCCTCGCTTTAATCCTGAGCCTCACCGGTTGCAGCTCCATGCTGTTCTATCCCGAGCGGGACCTGCCGTTCACGCCGGACAAGGCACGGCTGCAATACCAGGACGTGAACCTCACGGCTGCCGATGGCACGCGCCTGCACGGCTGGTGGCTGCCTGCAAAAGAAGGGGGGGCGGTCAAAGGCACAGTCCTGCACCTGCACGGCAATGGCGGCAACCTGGCGTGGCATCTTGGCGGCGTCTGGTGGCTGCCCGAGCAGGGTTACCAAGTGCTGATGGTCGATTACCGTGGCTATGGCGAATCGCAGGGAGAACCGAGCCTTCCGGCAATTTATCAAGACGTTCAGGCCGCGTTCGACTGGCTGAAAACCACGCCGCAGGTCCAGGGCAAGCCACTCGTGGTTCTGGGGCAAAGCATCGGCGGAGCATTGGCAGTGCATTACCTGTCAGAGCACCCTCAGGAGCGCTCGCGGGTCAAAGCATTGGTACTGGACAGCGTGCCCGCCAGCTACCGAAGCGTCGCGCAACACGCGTTAAGCAAATCCTGGCTGACCTGGCCGTTGAAAACCCCGCTGTCATGGCTGATCCCGGATGCCGACAGCGCCGTCAACGGCTTGCCGCAGCTGGCCGGTACGCCGATGCTGATCTTCCACAGCATGGACGACACCCTGGTGCCGCTCGCCAACGGCATCGAACTGTACAAGGCCGCGCCACCGCCACGCGTCTTGCAACTGACCCGAGGCGAACACGTGCAGACCTTCGCTGACCCCCTGTGGCGTCAGGTCATGCTGCGCTATCTGGACGACCCGAGCCACTTCAACGGATTGCGTCGTCTGGCAGAAGTGCCCAATTACCCAGCCCCTGAAAAACAGCCTGCGCAATGA
- a CDS encoding OmpA family protein translates to MRKQLMIPALLAMSVALAACATKPNPNLEQARSNYTALQTNPEATKVAALETKDASEWLDKAEKAFRDDEDVKKVDQLAYLTNQRVELAKQTIALRTSEAALQNASADRAKARLEARDAQIAALKNSLNAKQTERGTLVTFGDVLFDYNKADLKPTAQGDIGKLAAFLQENPDRKVIVEGYTDSTGSASYNQSLSERRANSVRMALVRMGVDPARVVTMGYGKEYPVADNTSNSGRAMNRRVEVTISNDNQPVAPRSSMK, encoded by the coding sequence ATGCGTAAACAATTGATGATCCCTGCTCTGCTGGCCATGAGCGTTGCCTTGGCAGCCTGTGCAACCAAGCCGAACCCTAATCTGGAGCAAGCGCGCAGCAATTACACAGCGCTGCAGACCAACCCGGAAGCCACCAAAGTCGCGGCGCTTGAAACCAAAGACGCCAGCGAGTGGCTGGACAAGGCTGAAAAAGCCTTCCGCGATGATGAAGACGTCAAGAAAGTCGACCAACTGGCTTACCTGACCAATCAGCGCGTTGAACTGGCCAAACAGACCATCGCGCTGCGCACTTCCGAAGCCGCTTTGCAGAACGCTTCTGCCGATCGTGCAAAAGCCCGTCTGGAAGCTCGCGACGCTCAGATCGCTGCGCTGAAAAACAGCCTGAACGCCAAGCAGACCGAACGCGGTACGCTGGTGACCTTCGGTGACGTGCTGTTCGATTACAACAAAGCTGATCTGAAGCCTACCGCTCAGGGCGACATCGGCAAGCTGGCCGCTTTCCTGCAGGAAAATCCGGACCGTAAAGTGATCGTCGAAGGCTACACCGACAGCACCGGTTCGGCTTCTTACAACCAGTCGCTGTCCGAGCGCCGCGCCAATTCGGTTCGCATGGCACTGGTGCGCATGGGTGTAGACCCGGCGCGCGTTGTGACCATGGGTTACGGCAAGGAATACCCTGTTGCTGACAACACCAGTAATTCGGGTCGCGCCATGAACCGTCGCGTGGAAGTGACCATTTCCAACGACAACCAGCCCGTTGCACCACGCTCTTCGATGAAATAA